A genomic region of Streptosporangium lutulentum contains the following coding sequences:
- a CDS encoding ISAs1 family transposase gives MPSFPINVLARHLEHVPAFDPSTDLPALAEVLGTLPDPRSHRGRRYRLGPLLALTLLAVLSGATSIAAINRSIHGYDPDILSRAGLPGTVRLAASTLRRLLARLDGDAFDTTTGTYLATLAADGPPATDHPESRPPLTGLAIDGKTLRGSRTANGTVHLLAALRHDTQTVVAQRQVTAKSNEIPAVAPLLSGLDLSDVVVTADALHTQHAHARQIIDSGGHYLFIVKGNQPTLHRRLKALPWRHALLNDRTDTRGHGRREIRRLKICTVRPGLPFPHAAQAIQVKRRRTDRRTGKTTIVTIYAITSLPPGRVTHAHLATLIRGHWSIEALHHIRDVTYREDASRVRTGTAPRVMASLRNLAIGLARLIGWTNIAAAIDHYRSHPTDGLQLLGLTT, from the coding sequence GTGCCATCATTCCCGATCAACGTGCTCGCCCGCCACTTGGAGCACGTCCCCGCTTTCGACCCATCGACCGATCTGCCCGCGCTGGCCGAGGTACTGGGCACCCTGCCCGACCCACGCAGCCACCGCGGACGTCGCTACCGACTCGGCCCACTGCTGGCCCTAACCCTGCTCGCCGTACTCAGCGGAGCCACCTCCATAGCGGCGATCAACAGATCCATCCACGGATACGACCCGGACATCCTGTCTCGTGCCGGGCTCCCCGGCACCGTTCGCCTGGCCGCCAGCACCCTGCGGCGACTACTCGCCCGCCTGGACGGCGACGCCTTCGACACCACGACCGGCACCTACCTGGCCACCCTCGCCGCCGACGGCCCGCCCGCCACCGACCACCCCGAAAGCCGACCACCGCTGACCGGCCTGGCCATCGACGGCAAGACCCTACGCGGCAGTCGCACCGCCAACGGCACGGTGCACCTGCTGGCCGCCTTGCGCCACGACACCCAGACCGTCGTCGCCCAACGCCAGGTCACCGCCAAGAGCAACGAGATCCCTGCAGTTGCGCCCCTGCTGTCCGGCCTGGACCTGTCCGACGTGGTAGTCACCGCCGACGCCCTGCATACCCAGCACGCCCATGCCCGCCAGATCATCGACTCCGGCGGCCATTACCTATTCATCGTCAAAGGCAACCAGCCCACCTTGCACCGCCGGCTCAAGGCTCTGCCCTGGCGCCACGCCCTGCTCAACGACCGCACCGATACCCGCGGCCACGGCCGCCGCGAGATCCGCCGCCTGAAGATCTGCACCGTCCGGCCCGGCCTGCCCTTCCCCCACGCCGCCCAGGCCATCCAGGTCAAACGCCGCCGCACCGACCGCCGCACCGGCAAAACCACCATCGTCACGATCTACGCGATCACCAGCCTGCCGCCCGGCCGCGTCACCCACGCCCACCTCGCCACACTGATCCGCGGCCACTGGAGTATCGAGGCCCTGCACCACATCCGCGACGTCACCTACCGCGAAGACGCCTCACGCGTTCGGACCGGCACCGCCCCACGGGTCATGGCGAGCCTGCGTAACCTGGCCATCGGCCTGGCCCGCTTGATCGGCTGGACCAACATCGCCGCCGCCATCGACCACTACCGCAGCCACCCCACGGACGGCCTTCAGCTACTCGGTCTCACAACATGA